tatatNTACACCAGCTTGTCTGCCTTGATTCTGTCGATAAAGTGGGACTCGAAGCCAAGACAAATGAAAATCGACGTGAAGAACTCAACGTTGGTTGCTCCGGCGGCGGCGACGCCGAACGTCAGCCTATGGAACTCCAACGTTGACCTGGTGGTGCCAAACTTCCACACACCTAGCGTCTACTTTTACCGTCCCACGGGAGCGGCGGACTTCTTCGACGCCAGTGTTCTCAAGTTGGCACTGGGCCGCGCACTGGTGCCATTCTATCCAATGGCGGGGAGACTCAAGAGGGATGAAGATGGCAGGATTGAGATCGACTGTAATGCCGAGGGAGTGCTTCTGGTGGAAGCGGAGTGCGACGGAGCGGTGGATGATTTCGGCGACTTTGCTCCGACGTTGCAGCTGCGCCGCCTCATCCCGGCCGTGGATTATTCCCTCGGAATTTCAAGTTACCCACTTTTGGTGCTGCAGGTGATTTCTTGGTTTAGTGTTTGTCACGTTCGGgatttattttacgtaaaacaaatatatgtagataaaatttcaaattattcaaataaaaattatatattattaaacaaataatacattttttaacgtataattttcaaatattttgttaattaaaaaactaaaaatatttaaaaatcaatttttacaaacactaccgaaatatatttttttaattggattATTCTCCCATCATATTGATCCACTAAAAGAACACGCGCACTTATTACATGCACTGCCCACCTCCATAAgaagagattttttttaaagaataggtctcttgacgatctcacgaatttttatgtatgagacgggtcaactatactgatattcacaataaaaaataatactcttatcataaaaagtaatactttttcatggatgatccaaataagagatccgtctcacaaaatataactcgtgagaccgtctcacataagtttttgctttttttaatgatttattttggATTAGGTAAATTGCATTATCACTTGTTTTTCGATTTACAATACATGCTAATTAAAGTTGATTCTTATTTGGTATTTAAAGTTGATTAATGAAAACAAGATTGTCTTCTTCTTTTTATTTAGGAATTTCCAATTTCAATTGCGTTTATGGGGTAACTTGTTAATTTTAGTCATCAATCCTCGGATCCgttcaattaaattttaatatatgaataatGTTAAAAGGTACAATCAATATATCGTGTGATATTTACAAtcattatatcgcgagattttgtattcaatatacaatgaaattttgacaaattgaattttttgtgttttataaATTGATGTACAAATAACGATGTACATGTATCATCAGTCTTAATATATACCATTAAAACTTGTgattcagtaaaaaaaaaaaaaaaaaagagtcaaTCATGAATATCTCACACTAATTTGGGATATGTTATTAATTACAATTGGCTCGTTTAATTAGATGCAAGTTGATAGAATTGTAGCTGGGGGTTAGAAGGTGTGTcacttatttttatatatggCCACACATATTCACGTGAAGTATTTGCTTATAATAAACACaacaaaatataacatttttagaatttaatagAGATTGTAGAATTAAATGTGATAGTAAGTATAATATTATCTATTCCACATTACTAAATTATAGGTTATTTTGAAATGGGGACATtaatttttgaacttttttttaacttgtacgttttttattttatcttgttATTGAAAAATTTACGGTTTTAGTCCCTTACttggattttttaaattttagtcattttttataacaatgTTGATGTGGTATTTATGTCAGTAATATCTGGCGTCacatcaataattttaattgttattttattatttttcggAGAAATTACTAAAATCGAAAATAATAACTATTGAACTAAGAACCTGaaaccaaaaattgaaaatacaCTTGGGCATcattttgttgcatagagttgaaTTGTAACGTGGGGGATGGAATCATGCAATGGTAACTTTATCTCAATGAATTTCATTATGATTACAGGTAACATATTTCAAATGTGGTGGTGTTTCCTTGGGCGTTGGAATGCAGCATCACGCAGCCGATGGCTTCTCTGGTCTCCATTTCATTAACACCTGGTCGGACATGGCCCGAGGCCTCGACATCACCGTCCAACCCTTCATCGACCGGACCCTCCTCCGTGCCCGCGATCCGCCCCAACCACAATTCAAGCACATCGAGTATCATCCCCCTCCATCCATGAAACTCACAAGCAAACCTGATACATCCCCTGAGACAGCAGTTTCCATATTCAAGCTAACCCGTGATCAGCTCAACACCCTCAAGTCCAAGTCGAAAGAGGAAGGAAACACGGTCACTTACAGCTCGTATGAGATGCTGGCAGGCCATATTTGGCGATGTGTGTGTAAGGCTCGTGGGCTGCCTCAAGATCAGGACACGAAGCTGTACATCGCAACGGATGGGCGATCCAGGCTCCGGCCCTCGCTCCCATCAGGCTATTTTGGCAATGTGATCTTCACAGCCACTCCGGTTGCTGTATCTGGTGATCTTGAATCCAAGCCCGTCTGGTATTCTGCTAGTAAAATTCACGATGCTTTGGCTCGGATGGACAATGACTACCTGAGGTCAGCTCTTGATTACCTGGAACTGCAGCCTGATCTGAAGGCACTTGTTCGTGGGGCGCACACTTTCAGGTGCCCGAATCTTGGGATCACAAGTTGGTCTCGGCTGCCTATCCACGAAGCAGATTTCGGATGGGGCAGGCCGATCTTCATGGGACCGGGTGGGATTGCGTATGAAGGTCTAAGCTTCGTGTTGCCTAGTCCGACAAACGATGGGAGCTTATCGGTGGCCATCTCTTTGCAAACCGAACATATGAAGGTTTTTGAGAAGCTCTTGTATGACATTTGAGTCCATTTTCATTGTTGCTTTATAACTTGTCCTTTTGTATGAATTCACATTTCTGTCAATTAGAACAGAAGTTCAAATACATTTTTTATCAGATTCACTGTGACTATATATAATGTAAACGAACTAAAATGACGTTTCGATTGATACGCTCTATTAGAAAATCGTTTCGATAAATTTGCCAAGAAGCATTGAATTAGTACTTATACACAAGCACAGATTCATGAGAACAAATAATTAGTCAGAACATAAGCCAAAATGATAATCAAGACACTAGAGATTTTTACGTGGTTCGGCTAAAAATGATCAACGTCCACCGCGCCCATTATCTCCAATGTACACAGCTTACAAATTCCTGAGATACAAAAGCAATCTCCAGGATCAACCTTATCTTACTTGAACCTTTGCTCCGGACCGTCCACAAACCGGTGATGGTGCAGAAGGGTTGATTGAATTTTTGGGGACAATTTCAAAAGGAATTATATAGTTGGCTTGAATCTtgatcaaagaaaagaaaaggtatAAACTTGGCTACTGTTTGGAACAAATCATGGgagaaaccaaataaaaataGTTGTTGCAGTTTGGAACTGGCCCAAAAGCACCataatccattttttttttctctagaGCAAGCAGATTTCCTATTGATGCAACACTTGCATTCTACGCCAAGCTGAATGTTTAAGCTCTATCCGTTTTATGGAAAATTTGATTCTGCTCTCGGTGTAATTTATGTTGTTGACCCAAAGAGTGCATCCAAAAGTAGACATTTATCCTCGTCTTAGCATACTCTACCCCCTATTAATTTTTCCAGGAGACCCCGTGAACGAGCTAAAATGAGGTCTCCATCAATAAAATCAATCAGATTACCATTCGATACCGATAACAAAGACTGGTATAGGAATTAGGAAGTCCAAGTCCTCTGTAATTCTCCGAGTTCAAGTTAACAACCTTCTTGTCCAAACGCTACTAATTTTCTTACAGAAACTCTCAACTTCTATCGGCTTCGCCCATGTTACAAAATTCAGTATGTTATGTAGTTGTAGTATAACTAATCTTCCACATGAGAAAatgttttttgagattttttattaagGAGGGATTATTTTGTTCAGACTagtaaattgttgtagacataatgaccGGTAGGTACGAAATAGAAAAGTTCAATGATAGCAATTTTCTgctgtgaaaaataaagatgcaagcagttttaagaaaaagaGAATTGTTTGACGgttattggagatagaccgagAGAAAtgacggatgatggaaagtgtaatgagatgaatgataatgttgttatcaatttacacttggctatagtaGACGAAGTACTCTCAAATATCTCTAAGATAAAGgtgaaaaaattatttgggatactctgacaaagatgtacgaagTCAAGTCACTGCAGAATaagattttcctaaagagaaatCTTTATAATATTCGGATGACGGAATCCTCATCAATTATAGATCATAGCAACACTCTAAATATCTTATTTGTTCAACTCACCTCTATGGAGCATAAAATAGAGGAAAAGAACGTgtggagcttctacttcaaagtctatcaTATTCATATGATCATCTTATCATAACTTTAACCAACAATAtcctcatatattttttaaactttgacgatgtcttaactgcggttatCGGAGAAGAAAGTCGACGCAAGAATAACGAAGATATTTTGGTAACTTTGAAGCAgacagaggctttaccgatgataagatggagatttatggaccgtgactccagtgggagccaaagacgaggtagatcaaagttaagaagtaagaagaaaaatatttattgttttaaatgtgACGGTAAAAGACACtctttcattttcaaaaatgagtgtacgagtatcgagaagggttctcaaggaaatgtggtaAGTACTTCACGCGGtgatgaaatattattcagcgaagcaagAACAGTTTTAGAATGCAAAGacaaattttgtgaaacatggattatggatttaGAAGCGATATGACAAATGTCGTCTCGGACAGAATGGTTCAATTAGTATGAATCAGTCTCAGGAGTTGGGCTTTACAGTCATGTACTTTGAACATCCATTATCCCAGTATCAAAGTGATTCCCTCAGTGATTCTTCTATTATAATCTGCAATCACAAGTAAAATTCAACTGGTACACATACTTACTTGGGCCCAAACGTGAATAATCCTTTAAGAATGCACATTGGGATCAATTTGGCATATTGATCTCTTTGTTTGTTAAGGGTTGTGCATAAACATGTGTTTGTGATGCTCTGTGaattaaatacaattttttttccttttctactTCATTGGtcagcttgtatctcctctgaATAGGCATGCAGTTATGGTATCAGTACGACTTACCATTCACAAAGCTATGCCTTACTGGACTGAATCTGTTATCATACCAGTCGGGCTTGGCATTCGTACTCTCAGGTTTGTGATCAATACCAAACTTTTTTCCTTTGTTCGTCCGTTCAAcatgtttttcaattttatggATAGGCACTTGATGTTCATATAACTTACTAGATTTAataaagtgaatgtatttcccttcgcacattttcagtttcagtttagTGCTTGATTCTGGAGTGCTTTCTTTTTTAATGAAACCGAGACCAGTCCTATCTCCTGATTATTTCTGTGACTTTTACATTTCCACTAGACTGACCGATGACTTGTTCCAGAGCTTGACCAGTCCATCTAGTTTCTTATTTTCAGAATTCAGCTACCGATACTCAACTCGTATTTGCTCATTCTCAAGTTTCAGCTTTGCAATTTTTGCTTTGAGACTCAACATTTCACCTAACTGTTTCTAATTAGGCTCAGTATTCTTGTCAGGCATAACTAATTGCTTAGCCTTGACTTCCTCAAATGATTTAGAAAGTTTTTTGTACTCATTTATCATATCAATTAATTTTGTGATTAAATCATCTAGTGTAAAATCAGTTGACCTAAAATCTAATACATCTTCACTAGTAGATTCTTGCTCGACATCAGCCATGAGGCATTGAACTTCTTCTTAATCACTCCCACTTAATGAACTCCCTGACTCAGATGAATCATAATTAGAATTTGCCCACTTGGTCTTACTGTCTTTGGCTACAGAGCTTTTTGATCATGTTTTTTCTTGAATGATCTCTTGTCATCTTTGGGACTTTTTTCTTATCAAATGACCTCTTATCCGTATCAGTTGGTCTATGATAATCTCTCTTCGACTTTGGGCAGTCAGCTATGAAATGATCAACTTTCCACAACTGAAACATAAGTTGTCTTCATTAGCATATTCTGGCTCCATTGTTGTAGCAGTCAAGACTTTTGTCAGTTGGGTGATAGATTGTTCACCATATCTTGATTCAAATTCAAACTCATAAGCCTTGAGATCTACGAACAGGTCACATAGTTCCACTTTGTTTAGATCTTTAGATCTTCGCATTGCAAAGGTTTGGACATCTCATTAACCTTGAAAGTCATCTAATCACTTTCAATACAACTTTTCAATTGTTGTATTCTTTTTCAAGAGCACTTAACTCAATCAGCTATTGACTATTTCATCAAAGTCTGACGTAGAATCTCCAGGATTTATAtttatgttatcaaacttttgtattggaacaaataatttattctctTTAGTTTGATCTTTTTCCTCACACAGTTCAATTATTTTCTCTTATATTTGTTTGGCATATTTGCACATCTTGATGAATGTATTTTTGTCCAAAGTTttgtacaatatatttttaGCCACATTGTCTACGTTTGCTTTCTTTTATCCTCATTGGTTCATTCAGCTCTCGTCTTTTCAATCATCTGAGGTACACCATCAGTTACTGTAACAATTGTATTAGCCTTCATTATCGTCATTGATCCATCGATAATGATGTACCATATATTATCGTCTTGTGCAGCCAGGTGAgcttgcattctgatttttcagTCATCAAAGTCCTTTTTGGAGACCATAAGGATCTTACCAAATGGGGCCATTAAATATATAGTGTTCATAAACAAGAATTAGCCTCTCTCTGATACAACTTGTTAGGATCGGGTGATTCGTTAGAAGGAGGTGttgaataaacaatcacaataGTTTGTCTGAAATTCGGTTAGGTTAACAActttgaattttgtaattctCGCCAAGTCAATGTCAGTTGGCTAATCAGATAAATTTTGTGCTGATGGAAGCTAGACTGATAGATTGAACACTAAAAAATGtctaagaaaagaaaaatagttGGGTTATATATGTATACTGACTGAAATGTAAATAACACAAATATGTTTTTTGATGTTTGGATATTTGAATAACTCCTACATCACTCCTTCTTCATTGTGGGAAAGATGTTCACTAGAAAACATTGAAAATTATAACTTTTGTAACAACTCGATTCAGTCGGGCTTTTTCACTACCTAACTGAAACATCTAGTTTAACttactttaaaatattgaatAGTACACTATCTGTCAGTTTACAAGTATTtcgaaatgaaataaattaagcattaatTGATCCTTAGTGATCTGATATAATACTTAAGCGTGTGCTAAAAAGTCTTGAAAGTAGTTGAGCTATTGAAAGCTTGAATATTTGATCTTATGTGATAATTTCAAGGAGCCTAACTGATTTAcaagttttatatttatatattttgatccaacggtcagtaaaataaaatattatatatgttccAAATATGGTAGTCGTTAATCCCATCTTTTTCACTTCATTGTCCCTTTTGACAATCATACACTGTAGGTGGTGCTCGCGGATTTCTGACAATTCAGATATTGTTTTTACGGAAGATTTTATCCAATAATTCAGATTTGTAATTCTGAGTAGTCTAACTGATTCTTCAAATAATGTCTATTTAGTTTAACTCAACTATCTTTTATTGCAGTTGGTCTTCAGCTGTCAGTTCGGTAGACCTAGATATCAGTTAAGTTTCAAACAGATTTATCTTGCAAAACTTTTAGTTTAGCTCATGTTCAATTTATTTCATGTtgttaaatcatcaaaacttaattGATCCAACAAGTTGCACGATTAGAGtgtaattttgaatttagaaaAAGCTTCTCCAACATATCAAAAGTGAGTTATTCTATGAGGTttacttttaaatattaaataaagcttctccaacatattaaaatttgGTTATTCTATGAGGTTTACTTTTAATATATAAAGTTAATTAGTGAATTTACCAAAATAGAACGTTaactttttttctatttttgttcATATTGTAGTTCAATTTATGGTCTTAGTACACCAATttgaactttttaaaattttataacttcTTTCATAAGGAAGTTATGTGACGTCGGAAAATAATGATGTGACATCGAAAATTTATAATGTGACACGAGATATTGTTAACATGTCTAATATTACATCAGCTCAAGTggaaaaaaagactaaaattgaaaaaaaatagtgGACAAAAGATCATGAATTGACCGACATCAggataaaaatgaaaaacatgcaCGTTATATGACCAAACATACAATTTTCCCTTTACTTTTTAGATGATTtcaatgataaaaaaatgaaaaaattaaggataataatttttatattagttGTCGAGTCTTGTGATTGGTGAGCCCGTTAATTTAATGATagattttataaattcattCTTATTAtccttttatattttttcgatTGAGaattattt
This sequence is a window from Primulina huaijiensis isolate GDHJ02 chromosome 13, ASM1229523v2, whole genome shotgun sequence. Protein-coding genes within it:
- the LOC140991516 gene encoding shikimate O-hydroxycinnamoyltransferase-like, producing the protein MKIDVKNSTLVAPAAATPNVSLWNSNVDLVVPNFHTPSVYFYRPTGAADFFDASVLKLALGRALVPFYPMAGRLKRDEDGRIEIDCNAEGVLLVEAECDGAVDDFGDFAPTLQLRRLIPAVDYSLGISSYPLLVLQVTYFKCGGVSLGVGMQHHAADGFSGLHFINTWSDMARGLDITVQPFIDRTLLRARDPPQPQFKHIEYHPPPSMKLTSKPDTSPETAVSIFKLTRDQLNTLKSKSKEEGNTVTYSSYEMLAGHIWRCVCKARGLPQDQDTKLYIATDGRSRLRPSLPSGYFGNVIFTATPVAVSGDLESKPVWYSASKIHDALARMDNDYLRSALDYLELQPDLKALVRGAHTFRCPNLGITSWSRLPIHEADFGWGRPIFMGPGGIAYEGLSFVLPSPTNDGSLSVAISLQTEHMKVFEKLLYDI